Proteins encoded by one window of Microplitis demolitor isolate Queensland-Clemson2020A chromosome 6, iyMicDemo2.1a, whole genome shotgun sequence:
- the LOC128668084 gene encoding glutamic acid-rich protein-like, whose product MREWSLENEVERFVSEARKRQDKKDKTNKEWRRQEKEKLIEEKPKKINGNELEEELKERKQKRARGDEGGEITYVGGDEESLGSVIDLILTLDRGDEQEIEVRVVERIESDHLPVLARYKVKRNEEESKEGSCISEEEEQEEIGANKLIWKKEKIQEYAEATQEALTEALEEKSELEWEDIKEIVRKGAEKTGMVMKGKKDKDTKEKEKWYNIEGKKKEKKKKYRETIKESKERWMMERCEEINNAKDMTKWWEAINRFRGRKKRAASNSIKAKQWEKHLSDLLNGEGNEESEEKENEPWKGEGSNEGLEELKLDENFSRREVKAAIRKLGNHKAPGEDGMAAEFIKNSAPDVIEWIGEIINKIWDEGSMPE is encoded by the exons ATGAGGGAATGGAGCTTGGAAAATGAGGTGGAAAGATTTGTGAGCGAGGCGAGGAAAAGACAAGATAAGAAGGACAAAACAAATAAAGAATGGAGAagacaagaaaaagaaaagctcATTGAAGaaaagccaaaaaaaattaatggaaatgaGCTGGAGGAAGAACTAAAAGAAAGGAAGCAAAAAAG AGCAAGAGGTGATGAAGGTGGGGAAATAACTTACGTCGGGGGAGACGAAGAGAGTTTAGGATCAGTAATTGACCTAATACTAACGCTGGACAGAGGCGATGAGCAAGAAATAGAGGTAAGAGTGGTGGAAAGAATAGAGTCAGATCATCTACCAGTGTTGGCGAGATATAAGGTAAAGAGAAATGAGGAAGAGAGTAAGGAAGGAAGCTGCATTTCAGAGGAGGAAGAGCAGGAAGAAATTGGAGCAAATAAGCTGATctggaagaaagaaaaaatacaggAGTATGCAGAAGCAACGCAGGAAGCACTGACAGAAGCACTAGAGGAAAAAAGCGAGCTTGAGTGGGAGGATATAAAGGAAATAGTAAGAAAAGGGGCTGAAAAAACGGGGATGGTGATGAAAGGAAAGAAGGACAAAGATACAAAGGAGAAAGAAAAGTGGTACAATAtcgagggtaaaaaaaaagaaaagaa AAAGAAATATAGGGAAACAATCAAAGAGAGCAAGGAAAGGTGGATGATGGAAAGGTGTGAGGAGATAAATAACGCCAAAGACATGACAAAATGGTGGGAAGCCATAAATAGGTTCAGAGGAAGAAAGAAAAGAGCTGCAAGCAACAGTATAAAAGCAAAACAATGGGAAAAGCACTTAAGTGATCTGCTGAATGGGGAAGGCAATGAAGAATCGGAAGAGAAAGAAAATGAGCCGTGGAAAGGAGAAGGTAGTAATGAAGGATTAGAGGAGCTGAAGCTCGATGAAAACTTCAGCAGGAGAGAAGTGAAAGCCGCGATAAGAAAGCTCGGGAATCACAAAGCTCCAGGGGAAGACGGGATGGCAGCAGAATTTATAAAGAACAGTGCACCAGATGTCATTGAATGGATAggcgaaattataaataaaatatgggaCGAAGGAAGTATGCCAGAATGA
- the LOC128668083 gene encoding uncharacterized protein LOC128668083, translating to MSGALYGIDIDDLEKTMEEKKRGGTMIRNQRIHVMKYADDVALVADTEEELRGMLKELERYTEENKMEVNVKKTKILICRNGGRKKKGKKWMYKGSEVEEVKEFKYLGYHFTTRNSAGKQKKELAQKAQKATNAVWGVIKRSKKNSMRDRMYLSRD from the coding sequence ATGAGCGGAGCGTTATATGGCATAGATATCGACGACCTAGAAAAGACGATGGAAGAGAAGAAGAGAGGAGGGACAATGATTCGGAACCAACGAATACATGTCATGAAATATGCGGATGATGTGGCGCTAGTTGCGGACACAGAAGAGGAGCTAAGAGGGATGCTGAAAGAGCTAGAAAGATACACAGAAGAGAATAAGATGGAGGTGaacgtgaaaaaaacaaaaattctaatatgcAGAAATGGAGGTAGAAAAAAGAAGGGAAAGAAATGGATGTATAAAGGAAGTGAGGTCGAAGaagtcaaagaatttaaatatcttgggTACCATTTCACCACAAGGAATAGCGcagggaaacaaaaaaaggaaCTAGCACAAAAAGCACAAAAGGCCACAAATGCAGTATGGGGAGTGATAAAAAGGAGCAAAAAGAACAGCATGAGGGACAGGATGTATCTGTCTCGCGACTAG